In the genome of Carassius auratus strain Wakin unplaced genomic scaffold, ASM336829v1 scaf_tig00018592, whole genome shotgun sequence, one region contains:
- the LOC113076076 gene encoding ras-related protein M-Ras isoform X2: MATSAVPSDNLPTYKLVVVGDGGVGKSALTIQFFQKIFVPDYDPTIEDSYLKHTEIDGQWAILDVLDTAGQEEFSAMREQYMRTGDGFLIVFSVTDKASFEHVDRFHQLILRVKDRESFPMVLVANKVDLVHLRKVTNEQGCEMAAKHNITYIETSAKDPPMNVDRAFHELVRVIREQVPERSLKKKKKTKWRGDRAMSSHKLHCVIL, from the exons ATGGCAACCAGTGCGGTCCCTAGCGACAACCTCCCAACGTATAAATTGGTGGTCGTGGGAGATGGAGGCGTGGGAAAGAGTGCTCTTACCATCCAGTTTTTCCAAAAGATTTTTGTGCCAGATTACGATCCTACTATTGAAGACTCCTACTTGAAACACACAGAGATCGATGGCCAGTGGGCTATTTTGGATG TTTTAGACACAGCAGGTCAAGAGGAATTCAGTGCCATGCGAGAGCAGTACATGAGGACTGGTGATGGTTTCCTCATTGTGTTCTCTGTGACGGACAAGGCCAGTTTTGAACACGTCGACCGCTTTCACCAGCTCATCCTACGAGTCAAAGACCG GGAGTCTTTCCCTATGGTTTTGGTGGCTAACAAAGTGGACCTGGTGCATCTGAGGAAAGTGACAAATGAACAGGGCTGTGAGATGGCAGCCAAACACAAC ATTACTTACATTGAAACAAGTGCCAAGGATCCTCCAATGAATGTGGACAGAGCCTTCCATGAATTAGTCAGAGTTATCAG AGAGCAAGTTCCAGAGCGGAgtctgaaaaagaagaaaaagacaaagtGGCGTGGAGACCGAGCCATGAGTTCTCACAAGCTTCACTGTGTGATATTGTGA
- the LOC113076076 gene encoding ras-related protein M-Ras isoform X1, with amino-acid sequence MTGVAVIMATSAVPSDNLPTYKLVVVGDGGVGKSALTIQFFQKIFVPDYDPTIEDSYLKHTEIDGQWAILDVLDTAGQEEFSAMREQYMRTGDGFLIVFSVTDKASFEHVDRFHQLILRVKDRESFPMVLVANKVDLVHLRKVTNEQGCEMAAKHNITYIETSAKDPPMNVDRAFHELVRVIREQVPERSLKKKKKTKWRGDRAMSSHKLHCVIL; translated from the exons gTGTAGCTGTTATCATGGCAACCAGTGCGGTCCCTAGCGACAACCTCCCAACGTATAAATTGGTGGTCGTGGGAGATGGAGGCGTGGGAAAGAGTGCTCTTACCATCCAGTTTTTCCAAAAGATTTTTGTGCCAGATTACGATCCTACTATTGAAGACTCCTACTTGAAACACACAGAGATCGATGGCCAGTGGGCTATTTTGGATG TTTTAGACACAGCAGGTCAAGAGGAATTCAGTGCCATGCGAGAGCAGTACATGAGGACTGGTGATGGTTTCCTCATTGTGTTCTCTGTGACGGACAAGGCCAGTTTTGAACACGTCGACCGCTTTCACCAGCTCATCCTACGAGTCAAAGACCG GGAGTCTTTCCCTATGGTTTTGGTGGCTAACAAAGTGGACCTGGTGCATCTGAGGAAAGTGACAAATGAACAGGGCTGTGAGATGGCAGCCAAACACAAC ATTACTTACATTGAAACAAGTGCCAAGGATCCTCCAATGAATGTGGACAGAGCCTTCCATGAATTAGTCAGAGTTATCAG AGAGCAAGTTCCAGAGCGGAgtctgaaaaagaagaaaaagacaaagtGGCGTGGAGACCGAGCCATGAGTTCTCACAAGCTTCACTGTGTGATATTGTGA